A genome region from Chengkuizengella sp. SCS-71B includes the following:
- the dat gene encoding D-amino-acid transaminase: MLLYNDLFLNKEEVHISHEDRGYYFGDGVYEVFRIYNGKIFETEKHLQRLKRSCEEIQIQFPYTIEEINDKLLQLVQKSFVHEGTLYLQITRGVAPRSHVIPKDIKPVVLAYCNEVNRPLDKMQSGIKAITQEDIRWLRCDIKSLNLLPNTLAKQNAVNHSAEETIFHRDGVITECSASNIMIVHDGEIHTHPVNHLILNGVTRAVVLKLAAKAGFPIKEHPFDLKQLNRADEVFITGTTVEITPIISIDQLIVSDGKPGKITRELQNLYEKLITS, translated from the coding sequence ATGCTTTTATATAATGATTTATTTCTAAATAAAGAAGAAGTACACATTTCGCATGAAGATAGAGGGTATTATTTTGGTGATGGTGTTTATGAAGTTTTTCGTATATACAATGGGAAAATATTTGAAACTGAAAAACACTTACAACGTTTAAAAAGAAGTTGTGAAGAAATCCAAATCCAATTCCCTTACACAATTGAAGAAATCAATGATAAATTATTACAATTAGTCCAAAAATCATTTGTACATGAAGGTACATTATATCTTCAAATTACAAGAGGTGTTGCCCCACGTTCCCATGTAATACCTAAAGACATCAAACCTGTAGTATTGGCTTATTGCAACGAAGTAAATAGACCCTTAGATAAAATGCAATCAGGTATTAAAGCCATTACCCAAGAGGACATCCGTTGGTTAAGATGTGATATTAAATCATTAAATTTACTTCCTAACACGCTTGCCAAACAAAATGCAGTAAATCACAGTGCAGAAGAAACCATTTTTCACAGAGACGGCGTTATTACGGAATGCAGTGCCTCCAACATCATGATAGTTCATGATGGAGAGATCCATACGCATCCAGTTAACCATCTTATCTTAAACGGAGTTACTAGAGCAGTTGTCCTCAAGTTAGCTGCTAAAGCAGGATTTCCCATTAAAGAACATCCTTTTGATTTAAAACAATTAAACAGAGCAGACGAAGTATTCATAACTGGAACAACTGTAGAAATCACACCAATTATCAGCATAGACCAACTAATCGTGTCAGATGGTAAACCTGGGAAAATCACCAGAGAGCTGCAAAATCTTTATGAAAAGCTTATAACTAGTTAA
- a CDS encoding biotin/lipoate A/B protein ligase family protein, translating into MKNKWRFIQSDVYSSAENMAIDEAILRAHSEGKVPPTLRFYRWEPATLSIGYFQKSEEIDLDAVKEKGVGFVRRQTGGRAVLHDQELTYSMIVSEDYPGLPKTVNEAYRVLSQGLLFGFQSLDLKAEMVNLTTEEEKQKYEEASSSACFDSPSWYELVVEGRKIAGSAQTRQKGVVLQHGSILLEMDIDLLFDLLQYSNPKITERLKQSFAKKAVAINDLRRDLSLEPVSLLDVDAAFKKGIAKGLEIELEDSQLTPYELELVAQLVKEKYGNDEWNFRK; encoded by the coding sequence ATGAAAAATAAATGGCGTTTTATTCAGTCAGATGTGTATTCATCAGCAGAGAATATGGCAATAGATGAAGCAATTTTAAGAGCACACAGTGAAGGAAAGGTTCCTCCCACATTACGATTCTATAGATGGGAACCGGCTACCTTATCAATAGGTTATTTTCAGAAATCAGAGGAAATAGATTTAGATGCTGTTAAAGAGAAAGGGGTAGGTTTCGTTCGACGACAAACAGGTGGGAGAGCTGTTTTACATGATCAAGAATTAACTTACAGCATGATTGTTTCAGAGGATTATCCAGGTCTGCCTAAAACAGTAAACGAGGCTTACAGAGTACTAAGTCAAGGTTTGTTGTTTGGTTTTCAGTCACTTGATTTAAAGGCTGAAATGGTGAACTTAACCACAGAAGAGGAAAAGCAAAAGTATGAAGAAGCAAGTTCTTCAGCTTGTTTTGACTCGCCTTCTTGGTATGAGCTTGTTGTAGAAGGACGTAAAATTGCAGGAAGTGCTCAAACAAGGCAAAAGGGTGTTGTATTGCAACATGGATCTATTTTGTTAGAAATGGATATTGATTTATTATTTGATTTACTTCAATATTCCAACCCTAAAATAACGGAACGATTAAAACAATCCTTTGCAAAAAAAGCAGTGGCAATTAATGATTTAAGACGTGATTTATCTTTAGAGCCAGTAAGTCTTTTAGATGTAGACGCAGCTTTTAAAAAAGGCATCGCTAAAGGGTTAGAGATTGAACTCGAAGATAGCCAATTAACTCCGTATGAGTTAGAGCTTGTTGCTCAATTGGTAAAAGAGAAGTATGGGAATGACGAGTGGAATTTTAGAAAATAA
- a CDS encoding response regulator transcription factor, translated as MIRVMITSSENQKIIIEGIKHILEKDQEIEVIALASSKDEMMNLCEYHYPDVVLMNDITSDFDVMEAIRNIKTKFESTQVIILTENTNHSNIINAFIHGANGYMLKETNSDELIMAIKSAAVGLSVMYKKSTIQLMHQLQNINSNHNFPAELVDVNLTDREISIIEHIINGMENKEIARNLYISEGTVKNEISKILKKLDLCNRIQLVVFVLKNDLLNHKNLTRG; from the coding sequence GTGATTAGAGTGATGATAACCTCATCAGAAAATCAGAAAATCATCATAGAAGGAATAAAACACATATTGGAAAAAGATCAAGAAATAGAAGTAATCGCACTAGCTTCTAGTAAAGATGAAATGATGAATTTGTGCGAATACCATTATCCTGATGTAGTACTAATGAATGACATTACATCTGACTTTGATGTCATGGAAGCCATACGAAATATAAAAACAAAGTTTGAGTCAACACAAGTGATCATTTTAACTGAAAACACGAATCATTCAAATATTATTAATGCTTTCATCCATGGTGCAAATGGATATATGCTGAAAGAAACGAACTCAGACGAATTAATTATGGCTATAAAAAGTGCTGCAGTGGGTCTTAGTGTAATGTACAAAAAATCAACGATTCAATTAATGCACCAGCTCCAAAATATAAATAGTAACCATAACTTCCCTGCTGAATTAGTTGATGTAAATTTGACAGATAGAGAAATTAGTATCATTGAACACATTATTAATGGTATGGAAAACAAAGAGATTGCCAGAAACCTTTACATATCTGAAGGGACTGTAAAAAATGAAATTTCAAAAATCTTAAAAAAGTTAGATCTATGTAATAGAATCCAGTTAGTCGTGTTTGTTTTGAAAAATGATCTATTAAATCATAAAAACTTAACTAGAGGATAA